The Balearica regulorum gibbericeps isolate bBalReg1 chromosome 5, bBalReg1.pri, whole genome shotgun sequence genomic interval AGGTGAGGTTTGAGTTAGTgtgactgaagaaataaaataaaattgtttgatTTGGATGGGTGTGAGTGGAGCTGCATTTTGGAGACAAAGCcctgtaaagaaaaacaagcagacaAATAACAGTTTGTGGTTTATTTGGTGTTGGAGCCAGTACTACAGTTGGACAGTCACTGTCTTGTTGCATACAGAAacctacactttttttttttttaaacatgctcAGGAGACAAACTTACAGCTAGGCTGATATAGTACACAAAAATAAGGTTCtctaaaaaaatacacaaaaattcCAAAGCAGGATtaggaaaatacatttggaCCTACCAACAGTGAAATAGTTAAGCTATTCAGCTGGCAGAGAAGGTTGGTCAATTGGCTTGACAATCCTTTAACTGCAAGAAAATAGTCTTTGGTTTCACATTATGTAATAATTACTTACTTATTGTTCTGAACCAACATTAAacaagatgaggaaaaggcaaagGGTTTTCTAGGCAGTGCTGCTTTGAATGCTGGATTTCTGTCACACCACTTCACTGTACAAGACTGAGTAGGTTATCTAGCTCTGGCTAAGAACATGGGTGTCTGAGAACAGGGAAAACCCTAGAATAGTTTCCTAATGCTATCTTCAGGAAACTCGTTTGTTCAGATTTGAGCTTGTGTGTGTTCTAGTTGAGATACGTACATTGAAAGATTTGACCTACTTGGAAAAGTGCAACATAAGACAAACCACTAAACCCGTTAAACTGCAAAGAGTGAACTGCTTGGGCAGATTTAAAACTGTAGTTCCTTCTGGATTCCCCAGAGTGTATCTGCACTCTTCTTTAATTTGTCCTCTTCCTCAGGTTTTAGGATCATCTTCACTACATCAGTGATGCCATTATTGCCCAGTACACAAGGAACACTTAGGAAGACATCTTCTTTTATTCCATGCAAGCCCTGAAAAGTAGGTAAGGATAATTAGGCTAGAATTTATGTTATGTCTATGTATTTACAGAATATCTTATCAGGAAAAATCAACTATGTTTAATTTCAACTAAACTAAAAAGTTATTACTGTTCTTCAGAATTCCCAAGGTTTATACTTTTCAATAAGACAGAAGTAAGCAAGAAGGTGCTGCTCACCTTAACAATTGTAGAGATCGGGTGCACTCTTCTCAAATTCTTCATAATAGTTTCAGCTAGATCTGCCACAGAAAGGCCAATAGCCCATGATGTGTACCCCTTCAGTTTGATGACCTCATAGGCACTGCAGAGACAGTTACTCATTAAAAACAAGTACCATCAACTGAAATACTTGCAAGTTTGTAAGAAGGCCTTTTGGAGATGCCTTATCAATTGGGAGACATCAGAAGCTTGACTGGTTTGCTGACAGGATTGAACTCAGCAGTGAAGACTTCTACTTGCatgaaaaattaactctgcCAAATTTACATTACtccttaaaatattatttcaagttCTATTATGTCTGCATCTTGACATTTGTTTTGAGCTACTATGGTATTTATGAAACCAGATATGGATACTGCAGTTATAGATGCTAGAGCTCATAATTTGTTCTCAtgctgaaaaaacccaagcaaaaaaaccccagtactTACCTGTCCACCACCTGCTTATGGACCTCCTTCCAGTGTTCCTTGTCTGCATCAGTTCCCAAGTCTGGATGAAGAGCCTTCAGGGAGACGCCAGCAACATTCACTCCACTCCAGACAGGTACTGGGAGTTGCACATAGATTAATTATCTCacaagaaaacttaattttgtcCTCCTCAAATTTAACAGTTAACACAAGATCTAGTTAGATTAATCTGCAACACATGTCACTGATTTAGGTATGACTTTACATATCATGTGACTTGTGAGGCCAATCTAAATTGCTGGCTGAGAACATAGGAACCTAGGAACATCTTTATACATGATGTCACAACATTTGACTATacttttattaaagcaaaacacCTAAGCAACATGAACTAAAGTGACGGTAACTCTGTATTTTGCAATGCAAAGGTTTCTTAAAGTAAGAACTGAGTCTGAGTCATCCTTAGTGTCAGGAAGCAGACAGTACTGCTCTTGTGCTGCCAGAGGAAGTACAGGTTAAGTAAGGAGAAAGCTGCTCTTTCTCCTGTCCTCTAGACTTGCCTCTGCACTTCAATTCCTCTAAATATAGTTCTTTAAGTAATCAAGAGATGCCAGTAAAGACAACTGAGTGATTACTAGTAGGTCTAGTGCAGATCTTTGGGAGTTCCTTGCAGACAACTCTACCCTCTTGcttcttcagggtttttttttttgggggggggggtggggtggggtgggtgggtgagtTATGGGAACAACTTAGCCTAGAAATTTTTAGCCTCCTCAGGTTACAGTAGTGACCTTTTCCAAGCAGAGTAACTCAGGTCAAATATAGATCATCTAGGGTTACTCTGTGCAGAAGACTTAAAGCAGGACTTGGATTCTTAAGGTGCTGTAGTGCAAAGGTTCTTTAGCAATGTTTAGCTATAACTTTGAGATGTTTTTTGCAAACAAATCATCAGAAAAAGTTCTATGTAACCGCCAGCCAGATTTCACCCTTACCACTGGAATCTCCGTGCTCTCCAACAATCCATCCATGGCAGCTCAGAGGATGGATGCCTAGTCTTTCTCCCATGAGGTGGCGGAAACGGGCAGAGTCCAGATTGCAGCCACTACCAATAACACGGTGTTTAGGAAAGCCACTGATCTTCCAGGCCACATAGGTCAAAATATCCACTGTAAGTAGAACAGGGAAGATAACAAGTGCCACTCATGAGCAGTTTGATAACTAGGATGGTATCTTCTGTTCATCTGTTCAGGATTTTATCTGCACACATTATGTGGAATAGAGTGTAAAGTAACGCCCATTGCCAGGCCCTGCATTGGGCTAACATAATGACTGCTTTAAAGGCAATCATCAGTGCCTTTACTGTGTCCTATGCTAAAGAACATTAAAAGGCACCTGAAGACTCAAGTTGGAGGCAACTTGGTTTATTCCTCAGAGGACCAGCTTGCTGAGTGTGGAGAGGGAAGATGACACTTCTTGCTATGTGGTTATGTGGCATAAGTTGGTCATATTAGTATACTAATGCCACCTTATTGAAGACAACACAATGCTCTAAGCCAAATCCTCTTGTTAAGGCAACGCAAGACAAACCTGGGTTTGAGACAATAAGCAGCTTGCAGTCAGGACTGTATTTAACAACATTGGGAATGATGAATTTGAAGATATTCACATTGCGCTGGACCAAGTTAAGGCGGCTCTCTCCTTCTTGCTGACGGGCACCAGCAGTGACAATGACCAGCTTGGAGTGTGCAGTCACACTGTAATCTGCAGACAAAAGACTGTCAAACATGACCTCTTTCTACACATGGTTCAGAACAAGAGCTTTCAGTTCCTTTTAGTATTGGTATCTAAAATTCTATGTTATTTAGTTTGAGGGTACTGAAATTCTCCTGGTTATTGTCCCCCTAGACTTTGCTTCTATAGaaagtaagttttcttttaatactgtGGTTCATTGCACAAGTGGCAACCTTAAGCGCATATCAAAATCTTAACACGTAGAACTGGGCAGTGGTATTACATACTTCTCAGCCACAGATGGGTATGGGGTAGCTGTTGAGATGGCAGCCAGTGCAAGTGCTGtgtagaaaaggaagaaggctCTGCCCTCTTAACCTGCTACCTGTGGACACTAGAGCTGCACGTTAACTAAGGTATGAGATGGCTAGTATTTGCCCTAATCAGGTTACCACTAAACTTAAAGCTGTCAGACATTTATGGCCAAGAAGTAAGCAGTAACATTCAGGGGCTAACTGGCTAATTTTGAGTGAAATAAAACTCTCAAATGTGCAGAAATACCTAAGAATGATGAACTCTGGAACAAAGGATTCATAGTTGGGCCTTAACAAGGTATATGAAACAATGTCAGCTGAACAGAAGTGAAGTGAACTTTCTTCCTAACAATTAGGATGACAGGCTAAGCACTAGACTTGGATGACTAGTTTGAGATCTGAAGTAGCTATCTCCATTTGGAAATAATGAGCACATTAGAGCCAACTACTTGCCTTTGCCAGAGACAATCTTTGGTGTTCTAAGGAAGAGGCTGCCATGCTGGAGATCTAGCATCTCTCCTCTGAGTTTGTCCTCCACAACATCAACAAGGGCAAGTTCATCAGCTAAGTCCTGCAAGAGACCAAGATTGAATAATAAGTTTATTGCCTCTTTGAGCAAAGTACCCAATTTGTAAACCATGAAGTtacaattcttttaaaaacagtgatCTGTTTAAGCAATTTTGCTCATCTGTATCATTTTCCTTGTTCCCAAGCAGAGTACTTACATTAGTCTCCTGGGATATCCACTTTATTTAGTTTTGTACTTTTCATATCCACATTCTGTGTGGAATAGTTGTTCAATTTAGCATGACAATGatgaagaataatttaataGCTGTTCACAAACCCCATAGCTAAGAAAAGCAAGCCTGATGCTAAACACAGCATTTTCAATGTAATAATGCAATTCAGAGGACAAGCCTAAGTGTCTAGGACCACTTTTTTCCAGTCTACACTGCAAAGAAGTATTCCATCACACACTGCTTCGGACAAAATGATGCCTCAGTTCTTAGAAGAGATTCTGGAAGTCATTCAAAGGTAAATGCAGCTCTTAAGTCAAAATAATACATAGAGCATGTTCTGTCTGATACTGAGATAAACTTGGTTCACAAGAACTACACCTATTTGTTCTGTCAATAGCTTAAAGAGTGCTGCTTCATTTCAGGCCCAAAGAGTGGACAGCCAAAAGTTCATCTTCTGTGCTATCCCAGTTAGTCTAGTAAGGGTGATTACTTTTTGCCCCTCTTTTAGGCCTCAGGTAATCAATCACAACTGTGCTGCTTCATCCCAAGCTTGACACTTACCTTCATCAGGATGCTGATAGCACAGGCCATTCCAACAGCACCCACACCAACCACACTGATCTTATTCTGGGCATGACTCTGCTCCTGTTTGTGGACATTGTGGATGAGCTGATCCTTGAGAGACATGGTGCACTGCTGCAAGGAAAGGAACAGATTATTTCTCCAGGCTTTGGGGCTTTTACTGACACCAGAACATTTCTATCAAGCAAGACAGACTTTATTccaggagaagaaaatcaatatAAG includes:
- the LOC104633756 gene encoding L-lactate dehydrogenase A chain produces the protein MSLKDQLIHNVHKQEQSHAQNKISVVGVGAVGMACAISILMKDLADELALVDVVEDKLRGEMLDLQHGSLFLRTPKIVSGKDYSVTAHSKLVIVTAGARQQEGESRLNLVQRNVNIFKFIIPNVVKYSPDCKLLIVSNPVDILTYVAWKISGFPKHRVIGSGCNLDSARFRHLMGERLGIHPLSCHGWIVGEHGDSSVPVWSGVNVAGVSLKALHPDLGTDADKEHWKEVHKQVVDSAYEVIKLKGYTSWAIGLSVADLAETIMKNLRRVHPISTIVKGLHGIKEDVFLSVPCVLGNNGITDVVKMILKPEEEDKLKKSADTLWGIQKELQF